From Candidatus Babeliales bacterium, a single genomic window includes:
- a CDS encoding mobile mystery protein B yields the protein MKFNYPPGSTPLEPGELAGLIPKHITTQEELNAWEEKNIIEAEPWAFKQKDILSLTFIKKLHKRMFNKTWEWAGEFRTSGKNIGVYWAQIPMKLHELCDDISYQLDHNAYSKDEIAIRFHHRLVFIHAFANGNGRHARLMADIFIVKQGGSRFTWGMHQDLTKATPIRKQYIEALQLADRGDYSKLLTFARS from the coding sequence ATGAAGTTTAATTATCCACCAGGATCAACACCGTTAGAACCGGGTGAACTTGCTGGGTTAATACCAAAACACATCACTACCCAAGAAGAACTAAACGCTTGGGAAGAAAAGAATATCATTGAGGCTGAGCCTTGGGCTTTTAAGCAAAAAGACATTCTCTCGCTTACATTCATCAAGAAGCTGCACAAGCGCATGTTTAATAAGACTTGGGAATGGGCTGGTGAATTCCGTACTTCAGGAAAGAATATAGGTGTTTATTGGGCACAAATACCCATGAAGCTTCACGAGTTGTGCGATGATATTAGTTATCAATTGGATCACAATGCGTACTCTAAAGACGAGATTGCAATAAGATTTCACCATCGCTTAGTTTTTATACATGCGTTTGCCAATGGTAACGGCAGGCATGCACGATTAATGGCTGATATTTTCATTGTAAAGCAAGGTGGTAGTAGATTTACTTGGGGAATGCATCAAGACTTAACCAAGGCTACTCCTATACGCAAACAATATATTGAAGCATTACAACTTGCTGATCGTGGAGATTATTCAAAGCTATTAACTTTCGCTCGATCATAA